Genomic segment of Bdellovibrio bacteriovorus:
CGTTTGATCAAAACAGCAGACGAAATGTTTGATACAGTATTGAATTTAAAACGGTTATAGGCCGTAAGGCCGCAGAGCCGTAGCGCCTGATGGCGCGAAGGCTGAAGCAGCATAAGGATAGAAAGTTTAAATGAGAATTGCAGATAAAATGTCATTCAATCAAGTGAACCAGAATCTGACGAAGAATCGTTCAGATATGGCGGACTTGCAGAATCAAGCTGCAACTCAAAAGCGTATTAATAAACCGTCAGATGATCCTTTAGCGTCAGCGCGTGTGCTGGCTTCTCGTACAGAAGAGCGTGGGAACACTCAGTTTATCAAGAATATCAATAACGCCCGTTCTTTCCTGGAGTTCTCGGACCAATCTTTGGGCGAACTTTCAGAAATCCTAGTGCGTGCGAAAGAGTTGGCTGTCAGCCAATCGAATGATGCCAGCGGAAACGAAGAAACACGTCTGGTCACGGCGTCTGAGATCGAGCAGATCTATAATCAGGCGATTCAAATCGGAAACCGTAAACTCGGAGAGCGTTACGTTTTCGGTGGCTATAAAACTCAAACCACTCCCTTCAATCAGGCCGGAGAATACTTCGGTGATGATGGAGACATGAAGATCCAAACTCATAAGGATTCTTTCGTTGCCATGAATATTCCGGGCAGCAAAGTCTTCTTAGGCCGAGGTTTGGGTGGCGACGGGATTGTTCGGGCTCGTTACGAAGCACCGACAACGGTTGAACAGTTAAAACAATTCCAAAAAGAAGAACAACAACGCGAAGAGGCTAACCGCGAAGTCGAAAGCAACTTCGTAGAGACACGTGGACCTGCATCAGACCGCCGTTCAAGTCGTTCTGACAAGCAAGATCCGGTGACAGGTGGTGGGGGAACCAACATCTTCTCAACCATTAAGGACCTTGAGATTTCTTTGCGTACCAATGACAAGCAAGGCGTTCAAGCCGCCTTGGACACCCTGGATCAGGCGATCTCTCAGGTCGTTCTAACCCGTTCTGAGGTTGGGTCCAGAATCATGGCTGTGAACAATACCATGGACTCCCTGCAAAAAGCGGTGGTGGACAATAAGGTGGCAGCATCCCAATTGGAAGATGCTGACGCTTTCCAGGTTATTTCAGATATCAATAAGACCGACAGCACCCTAAAAGCGACTCTCGAAACGTCGGGAAAGCTTATTCAACCAAGCCTTCTTGACTTTCTAAGATAAAAATAATACCTACAGTTCCGCTTAAAACTACCGATAACGACTGCAGCAAAAGGAGTTGTCATGCTGGTTCTCACACGGAAGTTGGGTGAAAGCATCGCTATCGATGACCACATCAAAATCAGAGTAGTTCAAATCAAAGGTAAACAGGTTCGTTTAGGCATTGAAGCGCCCAAAGACACCAAAATTCACCGTGAAGAAGTCTACGTAGCTATTCAGGAACAAAACCAGCAGTCTGCAAGTGTGCCCGCTGATAAGACACGCAGTGTCGCTAAACTCCTTAAGCCTTAGTCATCTTAAGACCCGCTCCCAGTGCGCTGAAGAAGCGGGTCGTCAAATGCTCTAAATTTTAATTGAGTCTCCCTAGATTTAGGTCCAGATTTATAGGTGTATTCACCATCATGCCGTCTTGGTGTGTCTAAAATTATGGATGAATACGTTTTCCGGGAGGATGAATGATCATTTCGACATCGCGCTTCG
This window contains:
- the flgL gene encoding flagellar hook-associated protein FlgL; translation: MRIADKMSFNQVNQNLTKNRSDMADLQNQAATQKRINKPSDDPLASARVLASRTEERGNTQFIKNINNARSFLEFSDQSLGELSEILVRAKELAVSQSNDASGNEETRLVTASEIEQIYNQAIQIGNRKLGERYVFGGYKTQTTPFNQAGEYFGDDGDMKIQTHKDSFVAMNIPGSKVFLGRGLGGDGIVRARYEAPTTVEQLKQFQKEEQQREEANREVESNFVETRGPASDRRSSRSDKQDPVTGGGGTNIFSTIKDLEISLRTNDKQGVQAALDTLDQAISQVVLTRSEVGSRIMAVNNTMDSLQKAVVDNKVAASQLEDADAFQVISDINKTDSTLKATLETSGKLIQPSLLDFLR
- the csrA gene encoding carbon storage regulator CsrA, translated to MLVLTRKLGESIAIDDHIKIRVVQIKGKQVRLGIEAPKDTKIHREEVYVAIQEQNQQSASVPADKTRSVAKLLKP